A stretch of the Candidatus Binataceae bacterium genome encodes the following:
- a CDS encoding metalloregulator ArsR/SmtB family transcription factor, whose amino-acid sequence MASNPTGTDVRTGERILYLLKTKGPQAASALAQRLHLTAMAVRQHLYRFREEGLVKFSNERRPVGRPAQIWRLTERAATRFPESHAELTLEMISAIRVAFGEEGLDKLLKERTRRQLRDYSEKIRSAGSGLLERVRALSEIRSAQGYMSECMARPDGTILLAENHCPICIAAESCQGLCREELSLFREVLGKKTSVERTDHILAGARRCAYVICPARGTAFNHSGIRTPGQD is encoded by the coding sequence ATGGCCTCGAATCCGACCGGCACCGATGTGCGCACCGGCGAGCGCATCCTCTACCTGTTGAAGACCAAGGGTCCCCAGGCAGCCAGCGCACTAGCGCAGCGCTTGCACCTCACGGCGATGGCGGTTCGGCAGCATCTGTATCGCTTCCGCGAGGAGGGCCTCGTGAAGTTCAGTAACGAGCGCCGCCCGGTGGGGCGCCCCGCGCAGATCTGGCGGCTCACCGAGCGGGCGGCAACGCGCTTTCCCGAGAGTCACGCGGAACTGACGCTGGAAATGATCAGCGCGATTCGCGTCGCGTTCGGCGAAGAAGGTTTGGACAAGCTGCTCAAAGAACGTACTCGCCGCCAGCTGCGCGACTACAGCGAGAAAATCAGAAGCGCTGGAAGCGGACTGCTCGAGCGCGTGCGAGCGCTGTCCGAAATTCGGAGCGCGCAGGGCTACATGTCGGAATGCATGGCGCGCCCCGACGGAACTATTCTACTCGCCGAGAATCACTGCCCCATCTGCATAGCAGCCGAGTCGTGCCAGGGGCTGTGTCGAGAAGAGCTATCTCTGTTCCGCGAAGTGCTGGGCAAAAAAACCAGTGTCGAGCGCACCGACCACATCCTCGCCGGTGCACGCCGCTGCGCGTATGTCATTTGTCCCGCGCGGGGCACCGCATTCAACCACTCAGGCATAAGGACTCCCGGTCAGGACTAA
- a CDS encoding Rieske (2Fe-2S) protein translates to MKEHRDSARFVRALNIEHLPEGKSRVVTLEGHVIALFNTGGRIFAVDNRCPHMGFPLDRGSVKDCILTCHWHHARFDLASGGTFDQWADDLRAFPVRIDAGIILVDLAEHGDPVEQHKQRLGDGLERNIPLVIAKSVIAILERGEADPIVPFRAGLDFGVRYRRAGWGSGLTTLTCMMNLLPWLDPGDRTRALYHGLASAAEDCAGEPPHFTVRSLPGPVGGELDKLHRWFRQFVEVRDAEGAERCITSAVHAGASPRELAQMMFAAVTDHRYVDIGHLFDFTNKAFEALDHAGWERAEAVLATLARGYAGGERMEESNSWRHPVDLIAILEQTFEKISAALEAGRNGKRPWIGAGALVSLILGDDPEAIVEAMLAALGEGCTPDELGGAVAYAAAMRVARFHTSNEFGDWDVAHHSFTFASAVHQALRRAPSVELLRGAFDAAMSVYRNRFLNIPSAQIPHPNGGSRPAPEALAALLGLLDHQQQVNQVATLVAEHFAAGDEDRALIAALGRALLREDRDFHSIQSFEAAIRQYAYLGRGEAGTNVLIATARYLAAHSPTPRAQGQTFKIAQRLFRGERLFEE, encoded by the coding sequence ATGAAAGAGCATCGCGATTCAGCCCGCTTCGTTCGCGCCCTTAACATCGAGCACCTTCCCGAAGGCAAGAGCCGCGTGGTCACCCTGGAAGGCCACGTCATCGCGCTCTTTAACACCGGTGGCCGAATCTTCGCAGTAGACAATCGATGCCCTCACATGGGGTTCCCGCTTGATCGCGGCAGTGTGAAGGACTGCATCCTCACCTGCCACTGGCATCACGCGCGTTTCGACCTGGCCAGCGGGGGAACCTTTGACCAGTGGGCCGACGATCTCCGCGCATTCCCGGTGCGGATCGACGCCGGGATCATCCTGGTGGACCTCGCGGAACACGGCGATCCCGTCGAGCAACACAAGCAGCGCCTTGGGGACGGACTGGAGCGCAACATTCCGCTGGTCATTGCCAAATCTGTAATCGCAATTCTGGAGCGCGGCGAGGCAGACCCGATCGTGCCGTTTCGCGCCGGACTCGATTTCGGCGTGCGTTATCGACGCGCGGGATGGGGTTCGGGACTTACTACCCTCACCTGCATGATGAATCTTTTGCCGTGGCTCGACCCGGGGGACCGCACGCGCGCGCTCTACCACGGTCTTGCGAGCGCCGCCGAGGATTGCGCGGGCGAACCGCCGCATTTCACGGTCCGTTCGCTGCCAGGTCCGGTGGGCGGCGAGTTGGACAAGCTGCACAGATGGTTTCGCCAGTTCGTGGAGGTCCGCGACGCAGAAGGCGCGGAGCGTTGTATCACCAGCGCGGTGCACGCAGGCGCTTCACCACGCGAACTGGCACAAATGATGTTCGCGGCCGTCACCGACCATCGCTACGTCGATATCGGGCATCTGTTCGACTTCACCAACAAGGCCTTCGAGGCGCTCGATCACGCCGGCTGGGAGCGCGCCGAGGCCGTGCTCGCCACCCTCGCCCGCGGATACGCGGGTGGCGAGCGAATGGAGGAATCGAATTCGTGGCGTCATCCGGTGGACCTGATTGCGATCCTGGAGCAGACCTTCGAGAAGATTTCCGCGGCGCTCGAAGCCGGACGAAACGGGAAACGTCCGTGGATCGGAGCGGGCGCGCTGGTAAGCCTAATCCTGGGCGACGACCCGGAAGCGATTGTGGAGGCGATGCTGGCAGCGCTTGGTGAGGGATGCACGCCCGATGAACTGGGCGGCGCGGTAGCGTACGCCGCCGCCATGCGCGTGGCGCGCTTCCATACCAGCAACGAATTTGGCGATTGGGACGTCGCGCACCACAGCTTCACCTTTGCCAGCGCGGTGCACCAGGCGCTGCGTCGCGCACCCTCGGTTGAACTCCTGCGCGGCGCCTTCGACGCGGCGATGAGCGTGTACCGCAACCGATTCTTAAATATCCCCTCCGCGCAGATTCCTCATCCCAATGGTGGGTCGCGTCCGGCACCCGAAGCGCTCGCGGCGCTTCTCGGGCTGCTCGACCATCAGCAGCAGGTAAACCAGGTGGCCACCCTGGTGGCGGAACATTTCGCCGCGGGGGATGAGGATCGCGCGTTGATCGCCGCTCTCGGCCGCGCGCTGCTGCGCGAGGATCGTGACTTCCATTCCATTCAAAGTTTCGAAGCGGCAATTCGGCAATATGCGTACCTGGGGAGGGGCGAAGCAGGCACCAACGTGCTAATCGCGACCGCGCGCTACCTGGCGGCGCACTCCCCGACTCCGCGTGCACAGGGTCAGACGTTTAAAATCGCGCAGCGGCTGTTCCGCGGCGAGCGCCTGTTCGAGGAATAG
- a CDS encoding VOC family protein, with the protein MSIVLDHTIVPAHDKVASAKFFANLFGLNYDGPIGPFAPVRVNETLTMDFDDRWKGFGVHHYAFRVSDAEFDAIFGRVKEAGLVYGSQPWSLTDMKVDDLGHGRKVYFRDLANHLLEIRTISSAEELNQRSITG; encoded by the coding sequence ATGAGCATCGTATTGGATCACACGATCGTTCCCGCTCACGACAAAGTTGCTTCGGCAAAATTTTTCGCCAACCTCTTCGGACTGAACTACGACGGACCCATCGGACCGTTTGCTCCGGTGCGGGTCAACGAAACGTTGACCATGGACTTCGACGATCGCTGGAAGGGTTTTGGGGTCCATCACTATGCCTTTCGCGTCAGCGATGCAGAGTTCGACGCGATTTTTGGGCGGGTCAAGGAGGCGGGACTCGTTTACGGCAGCCAGCCCTGGTCGCTGACCGACATGAAAGTGGATGATCTGGGACACGGCCGTAAGGTGTATTTCCGCGACCTGGCCAACCATCTGCTCGAGATCCGCACCATTTCCTCTGCGGAAGAACTCAACCAGCGAAGCATCACTGGTTAG
- a CDS encoding questin oxidase family protein, translating to MAPVDYSALDEALEILEPYGPEYRGGLTNHGPMAVEALCALGRADAVIPWVDKYRKGLEPRSLPTGRIGAQAWRDLLGRESLVADWMAFFQNEMRDQPWREVLTTWVPRLAGGLIAAATHGPIRVGHAARGLAHADTAQRRRELAEGLGYWAATFHVLPGRAAVQSSRTGGLPSKMISTLQVLPLEQRGNFALISQALAQLDAFTPFANILDLVDSSGDGSAFLSDLTATFARAYLANAKSVLSTIVFVHSVTGPSALRPMLPYLSAQDAAVALRYGWQAAAALFTVYGLTVVPKNCFASPSYDREDLVARAIESGDEHAIKFTEVCLREYELNPQPEYLLAAHHASGMLRR from the coding sequence ATGGCTCCGGTCGACTACTCGGCGCTCGATGAGGCGCTGGAAATCCTGGAACCTTACGGGCCCGAGTACCGCGGCGGGCTTACCAATCACGGCCCGATGGCGGTGGAAGCGTTGTGCGCACTCGGCCGTGCGGATGCGGTGATCCCGTGGGTTGATAAATATCGCAAGGGCCTCGAGCCGCGATCCCTTCCCACCGGACGAATTGGCGCGCAAGCCTGGCGCGATCTGCTCGGGCGCGAGTCTTTAGTGGCGGACTGGATGGCGTTTTTCCAAAACGAAATGCGAGACCAGCCGTGGCGGGAGGTCCTGACAACCTGGGTTCCGCGACTGGCCGGCGGCCTCATTGCGGCGGCTACCCACGGGCCGATACGGGTTGGACACGCCGCGCGCGGTCTGGCGCATGCAGATACGGCGCAGCGACGCCGCGAGTTGGCGGAGGGGCTGGGTTATTGGGCCGCCACCTTTCACGTGCTTCCGGGGCGCGCCGCCGTGCAATCGTCCAGAACCGGGGGCTTGCCGTCGAAGATGATTTCCACGCTCCAGGTCCTGCCGCTGGAGCAGCGCGGGAATTTCGCGCTGATCAGTCAGGCGCTTGCGCAGCTCGACGCGTTTACGCCCTTCGCCAACATCCTCGATCTGGTCGACAGCTCGGGCGATGGCAGCGCATTCCTGTCGGACCTGACTGCCACCTTTGCGCGCGCGTACCTGGCCAACGCCAAGAGCGTCTTAAGCACTATCGTCTTCGTCCACTCGGTCACGGGCCCGTCCGCGCTGCGGCCGATGCTTCCTTACCTGTCAGCCCAAGACGCCGCGGTTGCGCTACGTTATGGGTGGCAGGCTGCGGCCGCGCTGTTCACGGTTTATGGGCTTACGGTCGTGCCGAAAAATTGCTTCGCATCGCCGAGTTACGATCGTGAGGATTTGGTAGCGCGTGCGATCGAGTCTGGCGATGAGCATGCTATCAAGTTCACGGAAGTTTGCCTGCGCGAGTACGAGCTGAATCCGCAGCCGGAGTATCTGCTTGCTGCGCACCACGCGTCGGGCATGTTGCGGCGCTGA
- a CDS encoding thiamine pyrophosphate-dependent dehydrogenase E1 component subunit alpha: MDRNLKLQIYRNMILSRRLEERIAELIKAGQVGGFMHPGVGQETLQCAAIAALRRDDYMLYAHRGVAYWVARGIPLEKVLCDLAGREGGTNRGKGGVMRVVYPELGVLGESGTLGGCFPIASGAGLSIKVKGGDQAVLCFFGDGTSNRGTFHESMNFCAVRKLPVVFLCENNGWAVSMPTERSTAVKDIADRAKGYAVPGKVVDGNDPEQVFATVSEALQRARTGAGPSLVEAKTYRLWGHWIGDPESYRSREEVEKQWRRDPIPIYEAKLAQEGVLNDSLRSEADADARTKIDRAIEFMQKQPFPKPESALEDVFA, translated from the coding sequence ATGGATCGCAATCTGAAACTGCAAATCTACCGCAATATGATCCTGAGCCGGCGCCTGGAAGAACGGATCGCCGAGCTCATCAAGGCCGGACAGGTCGGTGGGTTCATGCATCCGGGCGTCGGCCAGGAGACCCTCCAGTGTGCCGCCATCGCGGCCCTGCGGCGCGACGACTATATGCTCTATGCGCACCGCGGCGTGGCCTACTGGGTCGCGCGTGGCATCCCGCTTGAAAAGGTCCTCTGCGATCTTGCCGGCCGTGAGGGCGGAACCAATCGCGGCAAGGGCGGCGTTATGCGCGTGGTCTATCCCGAACTTGGAGTGTTAGGCGAAAGCGGCACCCTCGGTGGATGCTTTCCCATCGCTAGCGGGGCCGGTCTCTCGATCAAAGTGAAAGGTGGTGACCAGGCGGTCCTGTGCTTCTTCGGCGACGGCACCTCCAATCGCGGCACCTTCCACGAAAGCATGAACTTCTGCGCGGTGCGCAAGCTGCCCGTGGTATTTCTGTGCGAAAACAATGGCTGGGCGGTGTCGATGCCGACCGAACGCTCGACCGCCGTGAAGGACATTGCGGACCGCGCGAAGGGTTATGCGGTCCCGGGAAAGGTCGTGGATGGTAACGATCCGGAGCAGGTCTTCGCTACGGTCAGTGAGGCGCTGCAGCGCGCCCGCACCGGAGCGGGCCCGTCCTTGGTTGAGGCCAAGACTTACCGTCTCTGGGGCCACTGGATTGGGGACCCGGAGAGTTATCGCTCGCGCGAGGAAGTCGAAAAGCAATGGCGGCGCGATCCCATTCCGATCTACGAAGCCAAGCTGGCCCAGGAAGGCGTCCTCAACGACTCGCTACGCTCGGAGGCCGATGCCGACGCCCGCACCAAAATCGATCGCGCGATCGAGTTCATGCAGAAGCAGCCGTTTCCGAAGCCCGAGTCGGCGCTCGAAGACGTGTTTGCCTGA